The window ACTCAGTCTTCTCTATCTGATGGTTGAAGTCATGCTTGTTACTCGGAGATCGAGATCACATAATGTGGTTGTCAGGATGGCTGATTCAGTTCAGCATTCAGATCACGGAAAACTTGAAACTTGATGAGATTTTCTCCCACAGCTGATGTAGATGGAATCTCGAGCCAAAATGCTGCATTTTAGGAACTTAGCTTAGGTTTCCTGTACTCTTTCTTTCCTGTAGTTTAGTTAGACCAGCACCTCTTCTGTAGTTTAGTTACATCAGCATGGTTCCTGTGAATTTGAAAAAGAATGTTGGTGTATATGGTAATGCCAATTTTCAGGGTATTTGTTCATGCCAATTTTCAGGGTATTTGCTTGCAATCCACGTAGATAATGCTATCAATTGAAACGAGTCGTACCATCGGATCATAGCTTATAGTAGCAGAATTGCCCTGCAAACTACCAAGTGACAGCGGGCATGCGCATGGCCCAGAAAAACAGGCATCCGTAACTGTGATGGTAAACCCACTACGGTTTTCAGTGGACTAGAGATTTTTCCACTAGAGTTTGCCTCATGGACAGCAGAAAAATTCTGAATATTCGTTTGAAATAGTAGCCTCAAGGATTTCGAATTGTCAGGTTTCAGGACCACAAGGTGAAATATACCAATTCAAGGGAAACAAGTTAATTCTATGAAAATTCGTTGAATTATAACCATTAAGACAAGTCAATAACAATCCTAATCTTTCACTAGTTTTATCCTGGATTAAATGcacatttatatttataaaaaatcacatttgaAGGAAATCAACACTATTCGAAGTAAATGTACAAATAATAGAAACCATATGGCCTTTccgtttttcaaaatttatagtCATTAATCCATAATCTACTTTCACAACATTACATAGCACAGCTCCTTTGATAGGTCAACAAATCCAAACGTGTCTCAAATCTTATACCGGACTTGGTGTTTCCTTTTCCTGGTCCATGCCTCTATCCCCATCACCTCCTCCAACATATCCATTCTGTAGCATTTTATGCTCTGAAGGCAAATTATTCTTAGCTTTCTTGCTCCCTTCAATTTTCCAAAGATCCCACACCCGAGTTTTTGGTGGAGGTGAAGCATCTGTAAGCGGTGCAACTAATCCTGTCTTACCATCATCAATAACTTCATCTACCAACCCATATTCTTTAGCTTCCCACGCATTCATGAAATTGTCACGATCAGTGTCAACTTCAACCTGCACACAACAATGAATGAgggaggaaagaaaagaaacagcaGGGACGATCAAACCAAACTACAGGAACATTGGATGGTGAGTGATGAAAGAAGGAAATATCATTTGATATCTAACCTGCTCTAGAGGCTTCCCTGTTATTCTTGATAATATCTTGTTCAGCTTAATCTTGTGGTAACTCATTTCTCTAATCCGGATGCTCATTTCTGATGCCTGAAATCACATGCAAGTGCTCAGAAACACATGTCAAGCAGTTTTGAAAACTATCATTTTGCCAGTCAGTATTTTCTAGAGTATCATACAACTCGAGTGACCCTAAACATCTTAAAGTAATTACTGTCTTGCAGTATTTTACGAACTAAGTTACACCctttttaaaaccaaattgacCAGAAAAGATAACTAAATTCAAGTGTTGATAAAACTTTAGATCAAATCTAAAGAAGGAAGTGTAGCCTCAACCGAAGTTATGATCAATGGAGAAATAATCTGTTCTTGATCCACTCAAAACCTATAGCTATCTGCAGCTTCAACTGAAATTATGATCTCAACATCATCCTCCTTTTCCTTTCCAGGAACAGGAAATAGAGCATAAATTAAACCTCCACTAGTCTTCaggctttgtttgtttttgcggcCACCTGAGGGGCTGGCCGCAAAAACAACCGGGCTCTTAATTTAATCACATACCCACCACCCAAAGTGTAAATCTTTTAGGGAAAAGTTATCACCCAACCAAACTCCAGAATGGGCACAAAGAAGGAAGTGCAGAACTTCAGAACAGTGTAGTAAAAGGTGATCCAGTGACTCTGTCACCTTGTTAGGCAAATTAATACTCTTCCATGGAACAGGTTTTAAAAGTTCTACTAATCAGATGGTCTGATGCTAAACAAATTACTTTTAAGTGCTAATTATGAGAATCACTTTCTTCTAGAAGTCACCTTTTAGAGAATCTCCAGTTACATATCGAAAAGTTGTTGGATTGGAAGGTGAGCATTTGTATCATTATCCCTTACTGAATTTCAAGCTGGAAATTACATCGAACTCATAGATTTCACCCATTCAACATTCCTTGTGCAAggatttttcaatatatatgcACAATAAAATAGGCAGAATATGAAACCATAAGAGGAGACTAAAGACTTACTTTGCCTCCAGCAGTTCCAAGTGGCTGATGAATCATCACCCTCCCATTGGGCATGCAAAATCTCTTACCTTTGGAACCAGCAGAAAGAAGAAATGCTCCCATGGATGCAGCAAGCCCAAGGCAAATAGTTGAAACATCAGCCTTGCACAACTTCATCGCATCATAAATTCCCAGTCCTTAATGAAGCAATGCGTGAAGGGAAAGATAAAAGGAATAAGAGTATACCCAGGAGCTTTTTAGACCCAAATAAAATGCACAATGTGATACCGTAAATATTCAAACCTTTAATTCTACCCAACCATTTACAGAATGCCATAAAATTCTTTTAGTTTAGATCAAAGAATGACATTATTTAATTAAGACACAGAAAATGAACCATGACAACAGGAGACTAACTCATCCTCCTGGGGAAAAGAAATATGACAAGAAAAATGTGACAATAGGGCTCTCAAAACCCATTGAACATCAGctaggaaaacaaaaacaaaaatcacccAGAGGATGTGCTCTAGAAAGAAGCCAGATCTCAATGCAATTGCATCAATATAGGTTGATCCTTAAAGATTGTTAAATTGAGCTCCAACCAGATATTCATCCTCCCAAATCAGATGAAGTGTAGACATAGCATTTCCTTCACTATATTCAGGAGATGATCCAAGATACACCAATAATAACAAAGAGTTTCCACCACATATTCGAAATCATTGAATTAGAATGCATAGGTACAGAATTAGTCACAAATGGTATAACATAATCCTAAGCTAACAGGAATTGGGTATGTTCAATTGGTTGCAACTTGCATGACACATCAGACTCCATGAAAAAAAGCAGATTTCAAATACTAAAAATGTCACAGGAATCATATGGAAAAACATTCATTTCCAAGATTAATTCTATTCTTGAAATTACCCTTTAACTGGTCTGATACAGTCCAGTTTAATATCAGTAACAGAGTACCCAATGTTGATCTATGTAGCTCAAATTATTTTAGCAATCCTAAGGCCTTTACAAACAGCAATTTCTATGTAGGAACCATAAGCTTCAAAGTATATGGAGATATATAAagggaaaatgaaaataaaaaaggattgatgaaaaaggaaagagagcaCTGAAAAATCAAGCATATTATATAAACCTATCCACATACCAGCAGTGACAGAACCCCCAGGTGAATTAATAAACAATTTGATGTCTTTTTTGGGGTCTTCAGCATCCAGAAATAATAGCTGACTGATAATAAAATCTGCCGTCACGTCATCCACCTGCCAAATACCAGTCAGAGTAAGTAAAATTAaaccagccttttgtcattcttaagcatgtttaaaaaataggaaagttggAAATCCTTGATATATTGCTAGCATCTCTATCACTTGCACACATAATAGCATCCAGATTTAAAACTACCACAATTCTAAAAAATGAAACCCGAAGGCCATAAATTTCACAATAAGGAACTAATATGACAATAATCAGCAAAACCCATCTCAGAGTGCCAATGGTTAAGCCAGCAGACcagaaatgagagagagagtgtcCCGCCTCAAATCTCAATTTCTATCTGAAAGAAGATgtctaacaaaaaagaaagcatcAACCACAATCGAAGATTTAATTAACATCCACTACATAGAGAAAGACCCATCTAAAACCCGTGTTCCAACATCATTACCAAAACAAATATGCTGCAATCAAACAATAGTAAGAAACTCACCTAACAAGTTCAGCAATTACTCCCCCAAAACCACATCACAATACAAAGGTTCCAAGACACACTACGTAGCAACATCAGAAAACCTCACTCCAATATCTCTAACAAAACAAATACAGTGCTACTAAGTCATCCAAAACCTAACAACTACTCCCGCAAAAAAGAAGAACTACACATACCAGCCTACAAAATCCTACAAATAATTCCAGCCTCCCCAACTTgtcagataaaaagaaaaattatatcagCCTACAAAACTAAAGGGCCACCTCAAGATACTAAAGACCAATACTTTGATAACcaatatttcatatatatatatataaaacatctaCAAACcttacaaaacaaaaggagaaaaaaaccaCCTACAAAATCCATCAATTAGTCCCAAAACAAAAACCCAGCAACAAACTTCGTACAGAAACAAATTCTACACAACTTTTAACatcatttcaaaaaagaaaagaaaagaaaaatacttgaGAGCCCAAAAAAATGATTCTTTGACGGAGAAGCATGTTGGTAGTATCCAATTCCTCAAATTTTGGCAAAGTAGGAGCTGAATTAGCAAAAGATGAGAACTTTTCAACATCCCAGTTGCTAGCCAAAGTCTGTCTTGCGGTGTTAGCATCGAATGAACTCTTCGAAGCCTTAACACAGATGGGTCTTCTTCTTTTACTGCAAACACTAATAGTAGTGCTGGTGTCACTGGTGACTGGTAGCAGAAGATGATTCTTGTTAATGAAACTGTTGCGATTGGAGAAACATAGAGGGCTGCTTGTGGATTGTGAGGCTGTGAGATATGCTAAACCTACCTCCATTTTTCCTTTCTATCTGCTTTGATTTGATATTATGGTCCTGTTTTTAAACATTTTGTCTTTGGTTTATGGATATTTCGTTTGAGAAAATTAGAGAGAGTTTGGTGACCAAAGTGGACCTTCTGCATAACTTTCTAGTCTGAAGTGTAAGCAATGGTAGATTCTCCTGGTGGGTGTTGCAGTTCGTTGAACGGTGCCGTTTGGCccctcctgtttttttttttcaataaaaatcaaaacaaattataaattttaatttaaaataaattaaatattaaatgtagaaattaaaaataaaaaaaaattaaagaataaaaaataaaaaaatattgtgtttgggccttgtttagttttttcttttctttttttaggttaGAACTTccggtattttattttattttatgaaaaaaaatgagaggatTGTGATTTAAGTTAAATAGGGCAGATATATGGCCAAAATCATGGATAATTTGGCCCATGTGCTGCTGTATCGTGGATGTAACTTGTAAGCCAAAGAAACATTGGTTAACTTGCTATGATAGATAACCTTGATgtgcttgttttttcttcttcttgtcatGATCTGCTCCGATtacattgtatttttataacatgaatattttccatgaataaaaaggTTTAAGGTCTCGTAACTCCactacttcaaaaaaaaaattattaaatacaaataaaaacatctatgaaaaaatatattcagtaaattataataatatttaccgACAGAACATAACATTGTTATTTTCATTGGTATTCACTGACAGAAATTTCTCATCGATGAATACCGAAAGAACTACAAATGAAAATcaaggaatgaaaaaaatggGTAGGTATTCCCTTgttattttcattgaaaaatatgatatttcagACTGAATTACAAATGAAATATAATCGTCGCTATTTTTTTTCGTTGAATTCATCaatatattttgtcaattttattattaagttgaGAATTTAGGTAAATTTGGaggaatttggatttttttggagaaaattgATAATCATTAAAGGGTagtattaaaatagattgaataattttgaatCCAACCAATGATAGCTAATTAACTAAGTACCAATAATTTGTTTAGttcacattattaattaatacatgttagCATCAATATTCAATATAGATTTCATATAAGTAATGGATAATCGTTCTTGGATGTATTAAGTTTCACCCAAAAGGATTAGCAAAATGCATTATTATAATGAGGttgagggttttattaattacgtattatctaatccaaaaaaatattagtggagaCAGTATTAAATGTAGTTTATCAATCAAGATGTTGTTACGATgcatcttttataaaaaaattcatggaaaAACACTCGTGTTTGTTTGCATACGAAGAACCCTATATTCCTTACGAGATCAAGGTATAAAGAATGGTTGGGTCAATTTCTAGTTCTAGTAACGTGCATAAAGTTGCAGATGATAATAGCAGTTATTATAGGAGTAtagttatggatgcaatgaggaAAAATCAGGGTTATGCAGGAGAATGTTCAATCGTAAATGAAGAACCAATGCATACACAATtagttttttgaactttttaaagATTCCAACATACCATTATGGATAGATGtgaaaatcacaataaattatcaatcGTTGCACAAGTATTCACAATTAAGTCAAATCATGGGTTAAGTGAGACCGATTATGACAGAATCGTTGAGTgagcgagaagcattttacttgaAAGAAATAGGTTGAAAGAAAACTTTTATGCTGCTAAATCTATTATGAAATCCCTTGGCTGAGTATATcctagaaaattgatatatgtccAAACTTCTACATGTTTTACTATCGTGAAAATACATATTTAACTAAGTGCAAAACATATGGGTATGTCCGGTATAAACATAGAATTAGCAGGGAAAAGGACTCTTGTCGCACATAAAAAACTGAGATATTTTACAATCACTTTTAAACTACAAAAGTTATTCATGTCTCCAAACACTGCTGAGCACTGGAATTATGGTGCAACCTTCCAATGGTTAAGTCTAGAAGCAATTTAATAGGGTGTATCCTTAGTTTTCAATGGAACCACAGAACATATGTGTTGAGTTATGTACAAATGAATTCAATTCGTTCAGGTTATTTGCTACACCTTATTCTTGTTAACCGGTGATACTCAtgatttataacttgccactagAGATGTGTATAAGGCTGGAGTTTATATCCTTATCTACGGTCATACCTAGTCCTGATAGTCTTTGTAGgaatatatatgtttgttttttaccgTTAATTGACTAGTTGAATCAGTTGTGGTCATTCAGGACTGTGACATATGATTTCTCAATGAAAcaaattttttagataaatgcatctttgatgtggactatcaaagATTTTCTTACTTATGATATGGTTTTTGGTTGGAGCATGTATGGAAAATTAGTATGTGTATATTGTATGGAAAATTATAAGACTTTCACCTTAATAAATAATGgtaaaacattttctttttttatattcactAAAGGTTCTTACCAACTGATCACGAGtacaaaaagaatataaaagacTTCTTTATAGGTAGAATTAAAAGGGATGTTGCACCGTTGATACTGTCaggtgaagaattgtatgacgTGGTCTTACAATACGATGACATTATCTTTGATTTTCAATctggtaagcagaagtttcttAGTTTTGGTGTGATCTATAATTTGGTAAAGCAGAGTATTTTTTAGGAGCTTTCTTATTGAAAAACTAATCTTCTCCACCATAATCTGGAAATcaggcatataaaaaaaatatttttaatacggtgataaacatgaaaagaaaaacaaaggacaatataaaaattaaaatggacatacatttgttttatcactataaaaatatagagttgatCTATAATGGATtacaaaaatcaatcacaacTTCAAATATG of the Populus nigra chromosome 7, ddPopNigr1.1, whole genome shotgun sequence genome contains:
- the LOC133699834 gene encoding ATP-dependent Clp protease proteolytic subunit 3, chloroplastic; amino-acid sequence: MEVGLAYLTASQSTSSPLCFSNRNSFINKNHLLLPVTSDTSTTISVCSKRRRPICVKASKSSFDANTARQTLASNWDVEKFSSFANSAPTLPKFEELDTTNMLLRQRIIFLGSQVDDVTADFIISQLLFLDAEDPKKDIKLFINSPGGSVTAGLGIYDAMKLCKADVSTICLGLAASMGAFLLSAGSKGKRFCMPNGRVMIHQPLGTAGGKASEMSIRIREMSYHKIKLNKILSRITGKPLEQVEVDTDRDNFMNAWEAKEYGLVDEVIDDGKTGLVAPLTDASPPPKTRVWDLWKIEGSKKAKNNLPSEHKMLQNGYVGGGDGDRGMDQEKETPSPV